The following coding sequences are from one Triticum aestivum cultivar Chinese Spring chromosome 5A, IWGSC CS RefSeq v2.1, whole genome shotgun sequence window:
- the LOC123104019 gene encoding protein FAR1-RELATED SEQUENCE 5 isoform X1: MERSSGTSPLGEPTVPVIPNCAPTLSVVESANSVQNQDLSDATSFAEINSPMLLIDDASTPKKKQAFSQEGSLYKPQCDEELKPKVGMLFDDIGSVMEFYKTYAHHVGFGVRLGQQKIVDNVLLWKRFLCAKEGFRPEKGMVVVDHSKKRRKVKLTRCGCQAFIYVTRESDGKYKIASLSEYHNHPFVPPSHQHLIRSNRQISERVKTTLHDCQKASIGTALAYRFLHVGAGGFQHVGCTQKDLQNHYGGLKNKIKNYDAQMLVDQFGRLKALNPTFFFDYEVDEVGTLVRLFWTDATSRKNYGHFNDVVSFDSTYNTNQYEYTFAPFTGVNHHMQILTASLFSRQRCLL; this comes from the exons ATGGAGAGAAGTAGTGGGACGTCGCCTTTAGGAGAGCCCACCGTTCCAGTAATCCCAAACTGTGCACCAACACTATCAG TTGTGGAATCGGCCAATAGTGTCCAAAATCAAGATTTGAGTGATGCTACCTCATTTGCAGAAATAAATTCCCCAATGCTTCTCATTGATGATGCGAGTACACCAAAAAAGAAACAGGCCTTCTCTCAAGAG GGTTCTTTGTATAAACCCCAATGTGATGAGGAATTGAAGCCAAAAGTGGGGATGCTATTTGATGACATTGGCTCAGTAATGGAATTTTACAAGACATATGCACACCATGTCGGATTTGGTGTACGTCTTGGGCAGCAAAAGATCGTAGATAATGTGCTTCTGTGGAAGCGCTTCTTGTGTGCAAAAGAAGGCTTTCGGCCCGAGAAAGGTATGGTTGTTGTTGATCATTCCAAGAAAAGGCGAAAGGTGAAATTGACTAGATGTGGATGTCAAGCTTTTATCTATGTCACTCGGGAAAGTGATGGAAAATATAAGATAGCTTCACTCAGTGAATATCACAATCACCCTTTTGTGCCACctagccatcaacacttgattagATCTAATCGTCAAATTAGCGAGAGGGTGAAGACAACACTCCATGATTGCCAGAAAGCTAGCATCGGGACCGCCTTAGCATATAGGTTTCTTCATGTTGGCGCAGGGGGTTTTCAGCATGTTGGCTGCACCCAGAAGGACCTACAGAATCACTATGGTGGAttgaaaaataaaattaaaaattaCGACGCTCAAATGCTAGTGGACCAATTTGGTAGATTGAAGGCTCTCAATCCTACTTTTTTCTTTGACTATGAAGTTGACGAGGTTGGTACATTAGTTCGTTTGTTCTGGACGGATGCGACAAGTAGGAAAAACTATGGTCACTTCAATGATGTGGTATCTTTTGATTCAACATACAACACTAACCAATATGAATACACGTTTGCGCCCTTCACTGGAGTAAACCATCATATGCAAA TTCTGACGGCAAGCTTGTTCAGCAGACAGCGGTGCTTACTTTAG
- the LOC123104019 gene encoding uncharacterized protein isoform X2 yields MERSSGTSPLGEPTVPVIPNCAPTLSVVESANSVQNQDLSDATSFAEINSPMLLIDDASTPKKKQAFSQEGSLYKPQCDEELKPKVGMLFDDIGSVMEFYKTYAHHVGFGVRLGQQKIVDNVLLWKRFLCAKEGFRPEKGLTSPSTRLISKRH; encoded by the exons ATGGAGAGAAGTAGTGGGACGTCGCCTTTAGGAGAGCCCACCGTTCCAGTAATCCCAAACTGTGCACCAACACTATCAG TTGTGGAATCGGCCAATAGTGTCCAAAATCAAGATTTGAGTGATGCTACCTCATTTGCAGAAATAAATTCCCCAATGCTTCTCATTGATGATGCGAGTACACCAAAAAAGAAACAGGCCTTCTCTCAAGAG GGTTCTTTGTATAAACCCCAATGTGATGAGGAATTGAAGCCAAAAGTGGGGATGCTATTTGATGACATTGGCTCAGTAATGGAATTTTACAAGACATATGCACACCATGTCGGATTTGGTGTACGTCTTGGGCAGCAAAAGATCGTAGATAATGTGCTTCTGTGGAAGCGCTTCTTGTGTGCAAAAGAAGGCTTTCGGCCCGAGAAAG GTCTGACTTCTCCCAGCACAAGATTGATAAGCAAGAGGCACTAG